A window of Deltaproteobacteria bacterium genomic DNA:
CGGGCATCGTGAAGGGCCGCCGACTGACGAGCACCGTGGGCATCCGCGACGACGTCACGAACGCGGGCGCGACCTGGGTCGACGCGCCTTCGCTGATCGACGGAAACCTCGTCTCCGCGCGCGTGCCCGCGGATCTGCCGGCCTTCGGAAAGGCCATGCTCCAGGTGCTGGGCTAGGGCCAATGCCGATCAGTTAGGCGCAACCGATCGATCGCGTTGGAGTATTCGGCGCGAGTGCGGATCTGCTTTGCGGGCGCATGAAACAGGATCACGCTGCGTGCCTTCGGGGAGGTACGCATGCGCATCGAGGAAGCGCTGGCCGAGGTCGCGGAGTTCGCGGTTCCTGGCGCGCTCGACCGGCTGAAGCAACACCTTCGCCCAGAGTGGGTGGAAGAGGCGCTGAGCTGGTCCGGCACCGCGAGCATTCGCAAGCGACGGCTTCCCGCGGAGCAGGT
This region includes:
- a CDS encoding DJ-1/PfpI family protein encodes the protein GIVKGRRLTSTVGIRDDVTNAGATWVDAPSLIDGNLVSARVPADLPAFGKAMLQVLG